From Cecembia calidifontis, one genomic window encodes:
- a CDS encoding nuclear transport factor 2 family protein: MKKNLIIIALLVFSASFTFAQSSLEKEVLQLSMDKWQWMADKDIAKLTPLFHPQAKFVHMSGTWTTPRELEIIETGSIWYKKATVHDSAVEIVGKTAIVWNRITLESVVRGNDAKVEFTVTEVYQKKGKNWQMLAMTFTSVRDTHQIEKKSGVILLSLS; encoded by the coding sequence ATGAAAAAAAACCTAATTATAATTGCCCTATTGGTCTTTAGTGCCTCCTTTACCTTTGCCCAATCTTCTTTAGAAAAAGAGGTTTTGCAACTCTCCATGGACAAATGGCAATGGATGGCAGACAAAGACATTGCCAAACTCACTCCCCTATTCCATCCACAGGCCAAGTTTGTCCACATGAGCGGTACCTGGACTACCCCAAGGGAACTCGAAATCATTGAAACAGGTAGCATCTGGTACAAGAAAGCCACTGTTCATGATTCTGCAGTAGAAATTGTGGGTAAAACAGCAATCGTCTGGAATCGGATAACCCTCGAATCAGTAGTCCGTGGCAATGATGCCAAAGTGGAATTCACGGTAACTGAGGTGTACCAAAAAAAGGGAAAAAATTGGCAAATGCTGGCCATGACCTTTACCAGTGTAAGAGATACGCATCAGATTGAGAAAAAATCCGGTGTAATCCTGCTAAGTTTGAGTTAA
- a CDS encoding cupin domain-containing protein: protein MKKHLLSFCFLLMVLSTGCQEQNHNQADGSTEPIIFPKGEKITNDNFTGTAYLHMMIQSESANQTSVGNVIFEPGARTKWHLHPGGQILLATGGVGYYQEKGKPKQILRKGDYIKCPPNIPHWHGASADSAFIQVAITNNQFGPTVWLEEVTDEEYHH from the coding sequence ATGAAAAAACATCTCCTTTCTTTTTGCTTCCTTTTAATGGTCTTATCAACAGGTTGTCAGGAGCAAAACCACAATCAAGCTGATGGTTCAACCGAACCCATCATATTTCCAAAAGGGGAAAAAATCACCAACGACAATTTCACAGGTACCGCATACCTTCACATGATGATCCAATCTGAATCAGCGAATCAGACATCTGTGGGAAATGTCATCTTTGAACCGGGGGCGAGAACCAAATGGCACCTTCATCCCGGCGGTCAGATCCTCTTGGCCACTGGAGGTGTGGGTTATTATCAGGAAAAAGGGAAACCCAAACAGATACTCCGAAAAGGAGATTACATCAAATGCCCACCCAATATACCCCATTGGCATGGAGCAAGTGCTGATTCGGCTTTCATACAGGTGGCCATCACCAACAACCAATTTGGCCCAACGGTCTGGCTGGAAGAGGTAACGGATGAGGAGTACCACCATTGA
- a CDS encoding carboxymuconolactone decarboxylase family protein, whose protein sequence is MKISTTLFCSLFMLVIQSLSLSAETTHLNEQQKSIIRIASLTAKGDLETLKPALNAGLESGLTVNEIKEVLVHLYAYCGFPRSIRGIQTFMEVLEERKAKGIEDKIGRDASPIPSDDKYQRGKKNLEALTKIPQSDQLTGYGAFAPVIDTFLKEHLFADIFDRDVLTFDQRQLVTISVLSTIGRAEPMLRSHLNICLNVGLTPVQLQEFTEVIATTIGQNEATAANAIFNEVLKNQK, encoded by the coding sequence ATGAAAATCTCAACAACTCTTTTTTGCTCCCTTTTTATGCTTGTTATACAATCCCTGTCTTTAAGTGCCGAAACCACCCATCTGAATGAGCAGCAAAAAAGTATCATTAGGATTGCTTCTCTTACGGCAAAAGGAGATCTGGAAACTTTAAAGCCTGCACTGAATGCGGGGCTTGAATCAGGCCTGACCGTCAATGAAATCAAGGAAGTGCTGGTCCATCTATACGCTTACTGCGGATTTCCTCGAAGCATTAGAGGCATTCAGACTTTTATGGAAGTCTTGGAGGAAAGGAAGGCAAAGGGCATAGAAGATAAAATAGGCCGGGATGCTTCTCCAATCCCATCGGATGATAAGTACCAAAGAGGGAAAAAGAACCTTGAAGCCCTGACTAAAATTCCTCAAAGTGATCAATTGACAGGTTATGGAGCTTTTGCGCCTGTGATAGATACCTTTCTGAAAGAACACCTGTTTGCGGATATTTTCGACAGGGATGTGCTGACTTTTGACCAAAGGCAGTTGGTGACCATTTCGGTGCTGAGCACCATAGGACGTGCGGAACCCATGCTCCGCAGCCATTTGAATATCTGCCTGAATGTGGGGCTCACTCCGGTCCAATTACAGGAATTTACAGAGGTTATTGCAACAACGATTGGTCAAAATGAAGCAACAGCAGCAAATGCGATTTTTAATGAAGTGCTAAAAAACCAAAAATAA
- a CDS encoding helix-turn-helix domain-containing protein gives MENLRRFETIQDYNEFNNNETLHPLVSVVDVSKADPRSASNMYFGFYTVFLKEVKCGDLRYGRNTYDYQEGTLAFIGPGQVIRVDNPGEVYQPKGTALIFHPDLLQGTSLAGQMQQYTFFGYESHEALHLSERERKIVLDCFAKIQYELEQAIDKHSKKLIASNIELFLNYCTRFYDRQFITRENVHQGIMHRMENLINDYFRSEKPRKLGLPSVAYCADVLNLSANYLGDLVKKETGKSAQEYIQAKIITEAKERIFDVQKSVSEVAYELGFKYPQHFTRFFKQQVGQTPGEYRTGVNN, from the coding sequence ATGGAAAACTTACGTCGGTTTGAAACAATTCAAGATTACAATGAATTCAACAACAATGAGACGCTCCACCCTTTGGTCAGTGTGGTGGATGTTTCCAAGGCCGATCCAAGGTCAGCCTCCAATATGTATTTTGGTTTTTATACCGTTTTTTTGAAGGAAGTCAAATGTGGGGACTTGCGATATGGGAGGAATACCTACGACTACCAAGAAGGGACTTTGGCTTTTATAGGTCCTGGTCAGGTTATCCGTGTGGATAATCCAGGGGAGGTATATCAACCCAAAGGGACCGCGCTGATATTCCATCCGGATTTATTGCAGGGAACATCCTTAGCAGGTCAGATGCAGCAATACACTTTCTTCGGCTATGAATCGCATGAGGCTTTGCACCTGTCTGAAAGAGAAAGAAAAATTGTGCTGGATTGCTTCGCCAAAATCCAATATGAACTTGAGCAGGCTATCGACAAACACAGCAAAAAACTGATTGCTTCCAATATTGAACTGTTTTTGAACTACTGTACCCGTTTCTATGACCGTCAGTTTATCACCAGAGAAAATGTCCATCAGGGCATCATGCACCGTATGGAAAACCTGATCAATGATTATTTCAGATCAGAAAAGCCCCGGAAATTGGGTTTACCTTCTGTTGCTTACTGTGCTGATGTCTTGAATCTATCTGCCAATTATTTAGGAGATTTGGTCAAAAAGGAAACGGGAAAATCAGCTCAAGAATATATTCAGGCCAAGATAATCACTGAAGCCAAAGAAAGAATTTTTGATGTGCAAAAGTCTGTCTCTGAGGTGGCATACGAATTGGGATTCAAATATCCCCAACATTTTACCCGCTTTTTTAAGCAGCAGGTCGGACAGACACCGGGAGAATATAGAACAGGGGTAAATAATTAA
- a CDS encoding PQQ-binding-like beta-propeller repeat protein produces MKNIQRKNKLGLSQIAIIVLLIFFISCGQKETIDNGWGAYKADPKSTSYSPLDQINLSNVSQLENVWIFQMSDLEPGADPVSSQSNPIIVDGVMYVNSGKQTVYAIDAATGKEIWSFKSLKEGMPSAASRGVTYWESGDDKRILYSSGNDLMAINAKTGKLIPSFGKEGRVNLNEGVRDDPDKISVTLTTPGRIYKDLIIIGSRLPDFYGAPPGYIRAYNCKTGELVWTFHTIPLPGEPGYETWPPDAYKYAGGANSWAGMSVDTERGMVFIALGSPSYDFYGADRAGENLYGNSVLALDAATGQYKWHFQTVHHDLWDYDLPSPPNLVTIKKDGKDVDAVAQVTKHGFIFVLDRDTGQPLFPVEERPVPQSNIPGEVTWPTQPFPLKPAPFVKQFMTEEDLNYYSEEDYQAILQQFRSVRYEGLFTPPDLKGTLSLPATRGGANWGGAAFDPNSTYLYIRGNNLPEIMTIVDIDKHFAARDNSVFESGRVVYMQHCATCHGEDKKGIPPTFPDVSNLKDKMSENLALEKIRIGGGAMPGYAGVLTEAEQSAIIAYLYDKVDQASDGAVDNSNEEKPVRYGNITAYRTWSGPSGNPAMKGPWGTLNALNLSTGEYEWQIPLGNDEKLQEPGGPLTGLLGRSGPMVTAGGLVFISGAEDKKIWAFDAKTGKMVWEYTLPAANNANVCSYQVNGKQYVALTVGGTKENPSGSVMAFALPR; encoded by the coding sequence ATGAAGAACATTCAAAGAAAAAATAAACTTGGCTTAAGTCAGATAGCAATTATAGTCCTCTTGATTTTCTTTATATCCTGTGGTCAAAAGGAAACAATAGATAATGGTTGGGGTGCTTATAAAGCTGATCCAAAAAGTACCAGCTATTCCCCATTGGACCAGATCAACCTATCCAATGTCAGTCAGTTGGAAAATGTCTGGATCTTTCAGATGAGTGATCTGGAACCTGGTGCTGATCCGGTTTCAAGCCAAAGTAACCCGATCATTGTGGATGGGGTCATGTATGTCAATTCCGGCAAACAGACGGTTTATGCCATCGATGCGGCTACGGGCAAAGAAATCTGGTCATTCAAATCCCTGAAAGAAGGTATGCCGAGTGCAGCCAGTAGAGGAGTTACTTATTGGGAAAGCGGCGATGACAAAAGAATCCTTTACTCCTCCGGCAATGACCTGATGGCCATAAATGCCAAAACAGGGAAGCTGATTCCATCTTTTGGAAAAGAGGGAAGGGTGAACCTTAATGAAGGCGTAAGGGATGACCCTGATAAAATTTCTGTTACCCTGACCACCCCTGGAAGGATCTACAAAGACCTGATCATCATTGGGTCAAGGCTACCGGATTTTTATGGTGCGCCTCCTGGTTACATTAGGGCGTACAATTGTAAGACAGGAGAATTGGTCTGGACTTTTCACACCATTCCACTTCCGGGCGAACCAGGCTACGAAACCTGGCCTCCGGATGCCTACAAATATGCAGGTGGAGCAAACAGCTGGGCAGGAATGAGTGTGGATACCGAAAGAGGGATGGTGTTCATTGCGCTGGGCTCTCCTTCTTATGATTTTTATGGAGCGGATAGAGCCGGCGAAAACCTGTACGGGAATTCTGTTTTGGCATTGGATGCGGCCACAGGACAGTACAAATGGCATTTCCAGACGGTTCACCATGATCTTTGGGATTATGACCTGCCATCTCCACCCAATTTGGTGACGATCAAAAAAGATGGAAAGGATGTCGATGCAGTGGCGCAAGTGACCAAGCACGGTTTTATTTTTGTATTGGATCGTGATACCGGTCAGCCGCTTTTTCCAGTTGAGGAAAGACCTGTTCCCCAATCCAATATTCCGGGGGAAGTGACCTGGCCTACCCAACCCTTTCCGCTGAAACCTGCACCCTTTGTGAAGCAGTTTATGACGGAAGAAGACCTGAACTATTATTCCGAAGAAGACTATCAGGCAATTCTGCAACAGTTCAGATCTGTCCGATATGAGGGTTTGTTTACGCCGCCTGATCTGAAAGGCACTTTATCCCTTCCTGCTACAAGAGGAGGAGCCAATTGGGGTGGGGCTGCTTTTGATCCCAATTCCACTTACCTCTATATACGGGGAAACAACCTTCCCGAAATCATGACCATTGTGGATATTGACAAGCATTTTGCAGCCAGGGACAACTCAGTTTTTGAATCCGGAAGGGTGGTTTATATGCAGCATTGCGCCACTTGTCATGGGGAGGATAAAAAAGGAATCCCTCCAACATTTCCTGATGTGTCAAACCTGAAAGACAAAATGAGCGAAAACCTTGCCCTTGAAAAAATCAGAATAGGAGGAGGTGCCATGCCCGGCTATGCGGGGGTATTGACTGAAGCTGAACAAAGTGCCATTATCGCCTATTTATATGACAAAGTGGACCAAGCTTCTGACGGTGCTGTTGACAACTCAAACGAGGAGAAACCGGTGCGATATGGCAATATCACCGCCTACAGAACCTGGTCAGGCCCAAGTGGAAATCCGGCCATGAAAGGTCCTTGGGGCACATTGAATGCCTTGAATCTTTCAACAGGAGAATATGAATGGCAGATCCCTTTAGGTAATGATGAAAAATTACAGGAACCCGGCGGACCTCTTACAGGATTGTTGGGCCGGTCAGGTCCGATGGTGACCGCTGGAGGCTTGGTGTTTATCAGTGGTGCAGAGGATAAAAAGATCTGGGCCTTTGATGCCAAAACAGGCAAAATGGTATGGGAGTACACGTTGCCTGCCGCCAATAATGCGAATGTCTGTTCCTATCAGGTCAATGGCAAACAATATGTAGCCCTAACTGTGGGCGGCACCAAAGAAAATCCTTCAGGGTCTGTAATGGCTTTTGCTTTGCCTAGATGA
- a CDS encoding cytochrome-c peroxidase, with amino-acid sequence MPRKKKKYRILVWGILGFLFPLFLFSFDSHSPHQPEPYLLVYPAYFGGRIAVPDDNPTTIEGVELGRMLFYETKLSKNNQISCSSCHQQKLAFTDGKSFSDGVDGGVTKRNSMSLANLLWVRNLFWDGRSKSLEEQAVFPLTDPHEMGQSLEESVKKLEESMEYKDYFYRAFGSPEINEKRIVQALAQFQRTLISADAPYDRYLNGTHELTAMELLGLNLFMNNPDPRNGVRGANCGHCHGTPKLYKELFHNNGLDIIPNDPGRMEVTGQGSDLGRFRVPTLRNIAVTAPYMHDGRFQTLEEVLDHYNEHIQPSETLSPFLRNVSNEMGGTSLQLSKMEKNAIIAFLHTLTDSTFLTNPKFSDPHIKN; translated from the coding sequence ATGCCAAGAAAGAAAAAAAAATACAGGATATTGGTTTGGGGAATCTTAGGTTTCCTGTTTCCTCTGTTTCTTTTTTCATTTGATTCCCATTCGCCCCATCAGCCAGAACCCTATTTATTGGTCTATCCGGCTTATTTTGGGGGTAGGATTGCTGTTCCTGATGATAATCCCACTACTATTGAGGGTGTGGAGCTTGGCAGAATGCTGTTTTACGAAACCAAACTCTCCAAAAACAATCAGATTTCATGCTCCTCTTGCCATCAACAAAAGCTTGCTTTTACGGACGGGAAGTCCTTCAGTGATGGGGTGGACGGAGGAGTAACCAAACGCAATTCCATGTCTTTGGCCAATTTGCTCTGGGTCAGGAATTTGTTTTGGGACGGAAGATCCAAAAGTCTTGAAGAACAAGCCGTTTTTCCTTTGACTGATCCGCATGAGATGGGACAAAGCCTGGAAGAGTCCGTCAAAAAACTTGAGGAATCAATGGAGTACAAAGATTATTTTTACCGGGCTTTTGGAAGTCCTGAGATCAATGAAAAGCGAATTGTCCAAGCATTGGCACAGTTTCAGAGGACACTGATATCTGCGGATGCGCCCTATGATCGTTACTTAAATGGAACCCATGAGCTTACAGCGATGGAGTTACTGGGTCTTAATCTTTTTATGAATAATCCTGATCCTAGGAACGGAGTCCGTGGTGCCAACTGCGGCCATTGTCATGGCACGCCGAAACTTTACAAGGAGCTTTTTCATAACAATGGTTTGGACATTATCCCGAATGATCCGGGAAGAATGGAAGTCACCGGACAGGGAAGCGACCTGGGAAGATTCCGTGTACCCACCTTACGCAATATTGCCGTCACCGCGCCTTATATGCATGATGGGAGATTTCAAACGTTGGAAGAGGTGTTGGACCACTATAATGAGCATATTCAGCCCAGTGAAACCCTCAGTCCATTTTTGAGGAATGTTTCCAATGAAATGGGCGGTACTTCACTACAATTAAGCAAAATGGAGAAAAATGCCATCATTGCTTTTCTGCATACCTTGACAGATTCTACCTTCCTTACCAATCCTAAATTCTCTGATCCCCACATCAAAAATTGA
- a CDS encoding molybdopterin-dependent oxidoreductase: protein MYSKPISHFLLIFCLVFLSFLTFGQSSETAFVRVEGEVLRPLKLTIEDLKQLPAHEVRVAGMQGVEQTFKGARLVDVLEQAGVTLGRDLRGENLTKSLLMAAADGYEVLYSLAEIDPEFTDEVVILAYEKEGKPLPTGEGPFRIIAPSDKRPARWIRELQSIKVLFPKD from the coding sequence ATGTATTCAAAGCCAATTTCACATTTCCTCCTCATTTTCTGTTTGGTGTTTCTTTCCTTTCTGACCTTTGGCCAATCTTCAGAAACAGCTTTTGTCAGGGTAGAAGGGGAAGTCTTGCGACCACTGAAATTGACAATAGAAGACCTTAAGCAACTGCCGGCCCATGAGGTGCGCGTAGCCGGAATGCAGGGGGTTGAACAGACTTTCAAAGGTGCGAGATTGGTTGATGTCCTTGAACAGGCGGGGGTAACTTTAGGAAGAGATCTGCGAGGAGAAAACCTGACCAAATCCTTATTAATGGCTGCGGCAGACGGATACGAAGTGCTGTATTCCCTGGCAGAAATTGACCCGGAGTTCACTGATGAAGTGGTGATACTAGCTTATGAAAAAGAGGGGAAACCGTTGCCAACGGGAGAAGGTCCCTTCCGTATCATTGCCCCAAGTGACAAAAGACCTGCCCGTTGGATTCGGGAACTGCAATCTATCAAAGTGCTTTTTCCTAAGGATTGA
- the tnpA gene encoding IS200/IS605 family transposase yields MSTYTQIIYHFVFATKHRQPTLVQSEKKRLFAYIHQLLTNKNCHLYRINGMEDHLHILTHVHPVVAPSSLIKDIKLASSDFIKTERIFPNFNGWQDGYAAFTETIKAKDRLIQYVKNQEEHHKKVTFLEEYKSLLEEYEIEFDPRYLL; encoded by the coding sequence ATGAGCACCTACACGCAGATTATTTACCATTTTGTATTCGCTACCAAACACCGCCAACCGACCTTAGTCCAATCCGAAAAGAAAAGGCTTTTCGCCTATATCCACCAGCTATTGACCAATAAGAATTGCCATTTATATCGGATCAATGGTATGGAAGATCATCTGCATATTTTGACACATGTACATCCGGTTGTAGCACCTTCATCATTGATTAAAGACATCAAATTGGCAAGCAGTGATTTCATCAAAACTGAACGTATCTTTCCAAATTTTAATGGTTGGCAAGATGGTTATGCCGCATTCACAGAGACGATTAAAGCCAAAGATAGGCTGATCCAGTATGTTAAAAATCAAGAGGAGCATCATAAAAAGGTTACATTTTTGGAAGAGTACAAGTCTTTGTTGGAGGAATATGAAATTGAATTTGATCCGAGGTATTTGTTGTAG
- a CDS encoding helix-turn-helix domain-containing protein: MTKPETLEEFYKRKFNWLPENIRNDFGHFNMFGLDQYSHGKQTTIPYRRRDFYKIMLVKGHGTVYYADQVIEVKKQALSFSNPLIPYKWEHHEELQGQYCIFNQHFMSHFGNIMQYEIFQPTGNHVFELSDAQVLEIEAIFQKMEKDFKSDYKYKYDSIRNHIFELIHYGLKLQPNTLNDRQPFNASHRITAMFTELLERQFPIEDNHPKIELRSPSEFAEHLNVHVNHLNRAVKEVTGKTTSQVIADRLVQESKVLLKHSKWNVGEIAYALGFAEVTHFNNFFKKHMETSPLKFREG; encoded by the coding sequence ATGACTAAACCCGAAACACTAGAAGAATTCTACAAAAGGAAATTCAACTGGCTTCCTGAAAATATCCGGAATGATTTCGGTCATTTCAATATGTTTGGTTTAGACCAATACTCCCATGGGAAACAGACAACGATTCCTTACCGTCGCAGGGACTTTTACAAAATCATGTTGGTCAAAGGTCATGGTACGGTCTATTATGCTGATCAGGTCATTGAAGTAAAAAAACAAGCGCTATCCTTTTCAAATCCTCTGATTCCCTATAAATGGGAACATCATGAGGAGCTTCAGGGCCAATATTGTATTTTCAATCAGCACTTTATGAGCCATTTCGGAAATATCATGCAGTATGAAATTTTCCAGCCTACCGGAAACCATGTTTTTGAACTTTCTGATGCACAGGTGTTGGAAATTGAAGCAATTTTCCAAAAGATGGAAAAGGATTTCAAATCGGATTACAAATACAAATACGATAGCATCCGAAACCACATCTTTGAACTCATCCATTACGGGCTCAAATTGCAGCCGAACACCCTGAATGACCGGCAGCCATTCAATGCTTCCCACAGGATTACGGCCATGTTTACCGAATTGCTCGAAAGACAATTCCCCATAGAAGATAACCATCCCAAGATTGAGCTCCGTTCCCCCTCCGAATTTGCCGAGCACCTCAATGTCCACGTCAACCACCTCAACCGTGCCGTAAAAGAAGTTACAGGAAAAACTACCTCACAGGTGATAGCAGACCGCTTGGTGCAGGAATCCAAAGTACTACTCAAACACAGCAAATGGAATGTAGGGGAAATTGCCTATGCCTTGGGTTTCGCGGAAGTAACCCATTTCAATAATTTCTTCAAAAAGCATATGGAGACCAGTCCGCTAAAGTTTCGGGAGGGGTAA
- the ctlX gene encoding citrulline utilization hydrolase CtlX — protein sequence MPQQTTSTILMVRPANFGFNPETAANNFYQKQDQRSVVEINALAQEEFDGFVSMLRQNGVRVLVVEDTIEPKKTDAVFPNNWFSTHEDGKVILYPMFSPNRRLERRKDILEFLIQSGFSISEIVDLSFFEKDEQYLEGTGSLVLDRANRIAYACKSVRTHPVPLAYFGRLFGFEVLDFDAVQTVEGVELPIYHTNVMMHVGTDLAVVCLDSLPVKSDKLKLQNKLTQSGKKIIPITVKQKFQFAGNMLEIKNERGEKITVMSDTAYHSLNEAQIKSIEKYTKILVPKIPTIEKLGGGSVRCMMAEIFLPLL from the coding sequence ATGCCTCAGCAGACCACATCGACAATTTTAATGGTAAGGCCGGCCAATTTTGGATTTAATCCGGAAACAGCGGCCAATAATTTTTATCAGAAACAGGACCAGCGGTCTGTTGTGGAAATCAATGCTTTGGCCCAGGAAGAATTTGATGGATTTGTTTCCATGCTGCGGCAAAATGGAGTACGGGTTCTGGTAGTCGAGGATACAATAGAACCCAAAAAAACAGATGCTGTTTTTCCAAACAACTGGTTCAGTACGCATGAAGATGGAAAAGTGATCCTTTATCCCATGTTTTCCCCAAACAGAAGGTTGGAAAGGAGAAAAGATATTTTGGAATTTTTGATCCAATCCGGGTTTAGTATTTCAGAAATCGTAGACCTCTCTTTTTTTGAAAAAGATGAGCAATACCTTGAAGGTACAGGCAGCCTTGTTTTGGACAGAGCAAACCGCATCGCTTATGCCTGTAAATCTGTAAGGACACATCCGGTCCCATTGGCATACTTTGGTCGTCTTTTTGGTTTCGAAGTGCTTGATTTTGATGCTGTTCAAACCGTAGAGGGAGTAGAATTGCCTATTTATCATACCAATGTCATGATGCATGTGGGCACAGATCTGGCGGTAGTCTGCCTGGACAGTTTGCCGGTAAAATCCGATAAATTGAAACTTCAAAACAAGCTAACTCAATCCGGTAAAAAGATCATCCCCATCACCGTAAAGCAGAAGTTTCAATTTGCAGGGAATATGCTTGAAATAAAGAATGAGAGAGGGGAGAAGATTACTGTAATGTCTGATACGGCCTACCATTCCTTGAACGAAGCCCAGATAAAATCCATTGAGAAATACACAAAAATTTTAGTGCCTAAAATCCCAACCATTGAGAAATTGGGTGGAGGGAGTGTACGCTGTATGATGGCTGAAATATTTCTGCCCTTATTGTAA
- a CDS encoding SulP family inorganic anion transporter yields the protein MIGQRSNFTRLNSDLPAGLVVFLVALPLCLGIALASGAPLFSGIIAGIVGGIIVGSLSGSHTSVSGPAAGLTVIVLNAITELGAFDIFLTAVFLAGVFQVLMGILKAGVIGYYFPSAVIKGMLAGIGIILIIKQIPYAFGVNESKSLANYIPFVNDWETVLELRNLTEEFEPGAILITLLSLAVLIIWEKPFIKKMSFSRLIPGPLVVVLLGIGLNLLFKSAIPSMYLQDEDRVILPVLNSFAGFLDLFVFPDFTQVFNSDVWLAAFTIGIIASLETLLSLEAADKIDPFKRISPPNRELFAQGIGNMVNGLIGGLPVTAVIVRSSANISAGAKSKLSAIFHGVLLFGSVLTIPKVLNLIPLASLAAILLSVGYKLAKFSLFKAQAKLGWDQFLPFIITILGIVIFDLLIGIGLGMGVSIVYILLRNFQNSHLLESRKAEKGDTIKITLSEEVSFLNKGALIKALEEIPDGKHVIIDGSKSKIIDHDVLEVIENFRTNAPSRNIDVDTIKIRGIKVSGLQ from the coding sequence ATGATTGGTCAGCGATCCAATTTCACCAGACTCAATAGCGATCTGCCAGCCGGATTGGTGGTTTTTCTTGTTGCCCTTCCTTTGTGTTTGGGAATTGCCCTGGCTTCTGGGGCACCTCTTTTCTCTGGAATTATCGCCGGAATAGTCGGAGGGATAATTGTTGGTTCGTTATCCGGATCCCATACATCCGTTTCCGGACCGGCAGCAGGCCTGACCGTTATCGTATTGAATGCCATTACTGAATTAGGAGCTTTTGACATATTTCTAACTGCTGTATTCCTTGCCGGGGTTTTTCAGGTGTTGATGGGAATTTTAAAAGCAGGGGTGATCGGATATTATTTCCCCTCAGCAGTCATCAAAGGAATGTTGGCAGGTATAGGAATAATTTTGATCATTAAGCAGATCCCATATGCTTTTGGGGTAAATGAATCCAAAAGCCTCGCCAATTATATCCCATTTGTCAACGATTGGGAAACTGTGCTGGAGTTGAGAAATCTAACTGAGGAATTTGAACCGGGAGCCATTCTCATCACGCTCTTGTCCCTGGCAGTACTGATCATTTGGGAGAAACCATTTATAAAAAAAATGTCATTTTCCCGCCTGATCCCCGGCCCGCTCGTGGTGGTGCTTTTGGGAATTGGGCTCAATCTCCTTTTCAAGTCTGCCATTCCAAGTATGTATCTCCAAGATGAAGACAGGGTGATTTTGCCAGTATTGAATTCTTTCGCTGGATTTTTGGATCTCTTTGTGTTCCCTGATTTTACACAGGTATTCAACAGTGATGTGTGGTTAGCTGCCTTTACAATTGGGATAATTGCCAGCTTGGAAACCTTATTGAGCCTCGAGGCAGCAGACAAAATTGACCCATTTAAGCGCATTTCACCACCCAATAGAGAGCTATTTGCCCAGGGAATCGGCAATATGGTAAATGGATTAATCGGTGGCTTACCGGTAACTGCCGTGATTGTCAGAAGTTCGGCAAATATAAGTGCAGGAGCTAAGTCAAAACTTTCTGCTATCTTCCATGGTGTTTTACTTTTTGGCAGTGTCCTTACTATCCCCAAAGTTCTGAACCTTATACCGCTTGCCTCCTTAGCTGCTATTCTTCTGTCGGTTGGCTATAAATTGGCAAAGTTTTCCCTTTTCAAAGCCCAGGCTAAATTGGGATGGGACCAATTCCTGCCTTTCATCATCACCATTTTAGGAATTGTAATTTTTGATCTTTTGATTGGCATTGGACTCGGTATGGGGGTGTCTATTGTCTATATCCTGTTGAGGAATTTCCAGAACTCCCATCTTTTGGAAAGCCGGAAGGCAGAAAAAGGTGACACCATTAAGATTACCCTCTCAGAGGAAGTCAGTTTCTTGAACAAAGGTGCACTGATCAAAGCACTTGAAGAAATCCCTGATGGAAAGCATGTCATTATAGATGGTTCCAAATCCAAAATAATAGACCATGATGTACTGGAGGTAATAGAAAATTTCAGAACCAATGCCCCAAGCCGGAACATTGATGTGGATACCATCAAAATCCGCGGCATCAAAGTCAGCGGATTACAATAA